In Hevea brasiliensis isolate MT/VB/25A 57/8 chromosome 13, ASM3005281v1, whole genome shotgun sequence, a single genomic region encodes these proteins:
- the LOC110642636 gene encoding protein ACCELERATED CELL DEATH 6 isoform X2 — protein MATASANGFASFVSEKRTEANFEKWKECLKHYLIGQDLGSVVFGEEEKPQENDSNYKDWVMKNSMALHAIETSCGADTISNLMRKYPDEVDSAKFVWKHLADKPSTIKRYKEEETSSILQYRSLYKAIEKGDWDKTKDCLSGNPNDVRTKISLMGLNALQVAVLAGKLKIVDELVKLMSDEDLEMTSNYDEALRLLKKEGYRQLGFMEDFNRNCAIKLLAKKSSAFLSGSNLGFWNRWLYSCVPNLYQDDISAPEPRDEENVQIPCKQNSSDGRSTRKQVVNLAHGLLWRILKHLVPESIKDMKMRHAQALHLLKLLFKEIPSIRNEELKNLRFNLIVYDAIKNGLVEFIQELITSNPELVWRVDNMGRTLFAYAILLRQEKIFSLIYGLGEKRRTIMTKRDVFGNNFLHLAAKLPPAFQLDRVPGAALQMQKELQWFKEIESMVPTKFKERTNENGHTPNALFAKEHAELMKEGERWMKNTTASCMVVAALIATVVFTTAFTVPGGTNNDTGIPIFLGYDAFLIFIITNALSLFFSNTSVLIFLGILTSRYAEKDFLKSLPQKLIIGLSTLFFSVVTMMIAFGSSIFILLQKRLTWIDIPLTILSAVPIAFYIFFQFPLLFRIVINTHKHSLFDKPKEQLAEENLSELGLDLAADEQS, from the exons ATGGCAACAGCAAGTGCAAATGGATTTGCTAGTTTTGTCAGTGAAAAGCGAACAGAAGCTAATTTTGAAAAGTGGAAGGAATGCTTGAAACACTACTTGATTGGTCAAGACTTAGGGAGTGTAGTGTTTGGAGAGGAAGAAAAACCCCAAGAAAATGATTCCAACTACAAGGATTGGGTCATGAAGAATTCTATGGCTTTACATGCCATTGAAACATCTTGTGGGGCAGATACCATTTCAAATTTGATGAGGAAGTACCCAGATGAAGTTGATTCTGCCAAATTTGTTTGGAAGCACTTGGCCGACAAACCCTCCACGATTAAGCGCTACAAGGAAGAAG AAACATCAAGCATCCTTCAATACAGATCCCTATACAAAGCTATAGAAAAGGGAGATTGGGATAAAACTAAAGATTGTCTATCTGGGAATCCTAATGATGTTAGGACAAAGATATCATTGATGGGTCTTAATGCTCTTCAAGTAGCTGTTTTGGCTGGAAAATTGAAGATTGTAGACGAGTTGGTGAAGTTAATGTCAGACGAAGACTTGGAAATGACATCCAACTATG ATGAAGCACTGCGTCTACTGAAGAAAGAGGGGTACCGACAACTCGGTTTTATGGAGGATTTTAATAGAAATTGTGCTATAAAATTGTTGGCTAAGAAAAGTTCAGCATTTCTAAGTGGAAGTAATCTTGGATTTTGGAACCGATGGTTATACTCTT GTGTTCCCAACCTCTATCAAGATGATATTAGTGCTCCAGAGCCCCGTGATGAGGAGAATGTCCAAATCCCTTGCAAGCAAAATTCAAGTGATGGGAGAAGCACAAGAAAACAAG ttgTGAACCTAGCACATGGGCTTCTTTGGAGAATCTTAAAACATCTTG TCCCTGAAAGCATAAAAGATATGAAGATGAGACATGCTCAAGCCTTGCACCTCCTCAAATTGCTATTCAAGGAAATACCATCAATAAGAAATGAAGAACTCAAGAATCTTAGGTTTAATCTAATAGTGTATGATGCAATTAAGAATGGTCTAGTTGAGTTTATCCAAGAGCTAATCACATCTAACCCTGAATTAGTATGGAGAGTTGATAACATGGGAAGAACACTATTTGCATATGCAATCCTACTTCGTCAAGAAAAAATCTTCAGCCTCATATATGGATTGGGTGAAAAGAGACGCACAATAATGACAAAAAGAGATGTATTTGGCAATAACTTCTTACATTTGGCAGCTAAGTTGCCTCCTGCTTTTCAACTTGATCGAGTTCCTGGCGCAGCACTgcaaatgcaaaaggaattacaaTGGTTTAAG GAAATAGAGAGCATGGTACCAACAAAGTTCAAGGAACGAACTAATGAAAATGGTCATACGCCTAATGCTTTATTCGCCAAGGAACATGCAGAGTTGATGAAAGAAGGTGAGAGATGGATGAAGAATACCACAGCTTCATGCATGGTTGTGGCTGCTCTTATTGCCACTGTTGTGTTCACAACAGCATTTACAGTTCCTGGTGGCACCAATAATGACACAGGCATTCCTATATTCTTGGGCTATGATGCATTCCTGATATTTATCATTACAAATGCCTTATCACTCTTCTTTTCCAATACTTCTGTATTAATATTCCTTGGTATCCTCACTTCACGTTATGCGGAAAAAGATTTCCTCAAATCGTTACCCCAAAAACTGATAATTGGCCTTTCCACTCTTTTCTTCTCTGTAGTAACCATGATGATAGCCTTTGGCTCAAGCATTTTTATTTTGCTCCAAAAACGATTGACTTGGATTGACATTCCACTCACTATTCTTTCCGCAGTGCCCATTGCTTTctatatattttttcaatttccACTCCTATTTCGGATAGTGATCAACACTCATAAACACAGCTTATTTGATAAGCCCAAAGAACaacttgcagaagaaaatttgtcTGAATTGGGTTTAGATTTAGCTGCTGATGAACAGAGTTGA
- the LOC110642636 gene encoding uncharacterized protein LOC110642636 isoform X1 yields the protein MATASANGFASFVSEKRTEANFEKWKECLKHYLIGQDLGSVVFGEEEKPQENDSNYKDWVMKNSMALHAIETSCGADTISNLMRKYPDEVDSAKFVWKHLADKPSTIKRYKEEETSSILQYRSLYKAIEKGDWDKTKDCLSGNPNDVRTKISLMGLNALQVAVLAGKLKIVDELVKLMSDEDLEMTSNYGNTAFTLAALIGRIDMMKIMLDKNKNLVTKGNDYDGCLPIVMTSLYGQRETIHYLLQRTPIEYLSPQSGDKNGATLLNCLISDGLYDEALRLLKKEGYRQLGFMEDFNRNCAIKLLAKKSSAFLSGSNLGFWNRWLYSCVPNLYQDDISAPEPRDEENVQIPCKQNSSDGRSTRKQVVNLAHGLLWRILKHLVPESIKDMKMRHAQALHLLKLLFKEIPSIRNEELKNLRFNLIVYDAIKNGLVEFIQELITSNPELVWRVDNMGRTLFAYAILLRQEKIFSLIYGLGEKRRTIMTKRDVFGNNFLHLAAKLPPAFQLDRVPGAALQMQKELQWFKEIESMVPTKFKERTNENGHTPNALFAKEHAELMKEGERWMKNTTASCMVVAALIATVVFTTAFTVPGGTNNDTGIPIFLGYDAFLIFIITNALSLFFSNTSVLIFLGILTSRYAEKDFLKSLPQKLIIGLSTLFFSVVTMMIAFGSSIFILLQKRLTWIDIPLTILSAVPIAFYIFFQFPLLFRIVINTHKHSLFDKPKEQLAEENLSELGLDLAADEQS from the exons ATGGCAACAGCAAGTGCAAATGGATTTGCTAGTTTTGTCAGTGAAAAGCGAACAGAAGCTAATTTTGAAAAGTGGAAGGAATGCTTGAAACACTACTTGATTGGTCAAGACTTAGGGAGTGTAGTGTTTGGAGAGGAAGAAAAACCCCAAGAAAATGATTCCAACTACAAGGATTGGGTCATGAAGAATTCTATGGCTTTACATGCCATTGAAACATCTTGTGGGGCAGATACCATTTCAAATTTGATGAGGAAGTACCCAGATGAAGTTGATTCTGCCAAATTTGTTTGGAAGCACTTGGCCGACAAACCCTCCACGATTAAGCGCTACAAGGAAGAAG AAACATCAAGCATCCTTCAATACAGATCCCTATACAAAGCTATAGAAAAGGGAGATTGGGATAAAACTAAAGATTGTCTATCTGGGAATCCTAATGATGTTAGGACAAAGATATCATTGATGGGTCTTAATGCTCTTCAAGTAGCTGTTTTGGCTGGAAAATTGAAGATTGTAGACGAGTTGGTGAAGTTAATGTCAGACGAAGACTTGGAAATGACATCCAACTATGGTAATACAGCTTTCACTCTTGCAGCCTTGATTGGAAGGATAGATATGATGAAAATCATGTtggacaaaaataaaaatttggttACTAAAGGAAATGATTACGATGGCTGTCTTCCAATTGTCATGACTTCTTTATATGGCCAAAGAGAAACTATACATTATCTTCTTCAGAGAACTCCCATTGAATATCTCAGTCCACAAAGTGGTGATAAGAATGGTGCCACACTTCTAAATTGCTTGATCAGTGATGGGCTTTATG ATGAAGCACTGCGTCTACTGAAGAAAGAGGGGTACCGACAACTCGGTTTTATGGAGGATTTTAATAGAAATTGTGCTATAAAATTGTTGGCTAAGAAAAGTTCAGCATTTCTAAGTGGAAGTAATCTTGGATTTTGGAACCGATGGTTATACTCTT GTGTTCCCAACCTCTATCAAGATGATATTAGTGCTCCAGAGCCCCGTGATGAGGAGAATGTCCAAATCCCTTGCAAGCAAAATTCAAGTGATGGGAGAAGCACAAGAAAACAAG ttgTGAACCTAGCACATGGGCTTCTTTGGAGAATCTTAAAACATCTTG TCCCTGAAAGCATAAAAGATATGAAGATGAGACATGCTCAAGCCTTGCACCTCCTCAAATTGCTATTCAAGGAAATACCATCAATAAGAAATGAAGAACTCAAGAATCTTAGGTTTAATCTAATAGTGTATGATGCAATTAAGAATGGTCTAGTTGAGTTTATCCAAGAGCTAATCACATCTAACCCTGAATTAGTATGGAGAGTTGATAACATGGGAAGAACACTATTTGCATATGCAATCCTACTTCGTCAAGAAAAAATCTTCAGCCTCATATATGGATTGGGTGAAAAGAGACGCACAATAATGACAAAAAGAGATGTATTTGGCAATAACTTCTTACATTTGGCAGCTAAGTTGCCTCCTGCTTTTCAACTTGATCGAGTTCCTGGCGCAGCACTgcaaatgcaaaaggaattacaaTGGTTTAAG GAAATAGAGAGCATGGTACCAACAAAGTTCAAGGAACGAACTAATGAAAATGGTCATACGCCTAATGCTTTATTCGCCAAGGAACATGCAGAGTTGATGAAAGAAGGTGAGAGATGGATGAAGAATACCACAGCTTCATGCATGGTTGTGGCTGCTCTTATTGCCACTGTTGTGTTCACAACAGCATTTACAGTTCCTGGTGGCACCAATAATGACACAGGCATTCCTATATTCTTGGGCTATGATGCATTCCTGATATTTATCATTACAAATGCCTTATCACTCTTCTTTTCCAATACTTCTGTATTAATATTCCTTGGTATCCTCACTTCACGTTATGCGGAAAAAGATTTCCTCAAATCGTTACCCCAAAAACTGATAATTGGCCTTTCCACTCTTTTCTTCTCTGTAGTAACCATGATGATAGCCTTTGGCTCAAGCATTTTTATTTTGCTCCAAAAACGATTGACTTGGATTGACATTCCACTCACTATTCTTTCCGCAGTGCCCATTGCTTTctatatattttttcaatttccACTCCTATTTCGGATAGTGATCAACACTCATAAACACAGCTTATTTGATAAGCCCAAAGAACaacttgcagaagaaaatttgtcTGAATTGGGTTTAGATTTAGCTGCTGATGAACAGAGTTGA